The following proteins are encoded in a genomic region of Poecilia reticulata strain Guanapo linkage group LG11, Guppy_female_1.0+MT, whole genome shotgun sequence:
- the ubqln4 gene encoding ubiquilin-4 isoform X1, with the protein MAEQGAADLGNNNNNKPEASEGTIIKVTVKTPKDKEEIAIAEDASVTQFKEEISKRFKAKQDQLVLIFAGKILKDGDSLSQHGIKDGLTVHLVIKTAHKAADGGSTSASSSTSTQAGSSSASSPAANPAPTTVPAGSGQAPTQTPNIMSGFGDLASLAGLGMGSANFMELQQQMQRQLMSNPEMLSQIMENPLVQNMMSNPDLMRQMIMANPQMQQLMERNPEISHMLNNPELMRQTMELARNPAMMQEMMRNQDRALSNLESIPGGYNALRRMYTDIQEPMFSAAREQVSFGNNPFSALGGNSDSGAQPSRTENREPLPNPWGPPNSSNPSESGGGTTGSTSTSGTTNPSVSNPLGVNPASLGNGMFNSPGMQSLLQQISENPQLMQNMLSAPYMRSMMQSLAQNPELASQVMMNNPLFAGNPQLQEQFRSQLPIFLQQMQNPEALSVMTNPRAMQALMQIQQGLQTLQTEAPGLMPSLMTGGIPGVPTGGAVPAENPASSPSSAATNPAQQQLMQQMLQMFAGGGGSGGGNGTSQTPEVRFQTQLDQLNAMGFINREANLQALIATGGDINAAIERLLGSQPS; encoded by the exons tTTAAAGAGGAGATCTCGAAGCGGTTCAAAGCCAAACAAGACCAGttggttttgatttttgcaGGGAAGATCTTGAAGGACGGTGACAGTCTCAGCCAGCATGGCATCAAAGATGGCCTGACGGTTCACCTCGTCATTAAAACAGCACACAA GGCAGCAGATGGCGGTAGCACCTCAGCCTCTAGTTCAACCTCCACCCAGGCAGGCAGTTCCAGCGCCTCTAGTCCGGCTGCCAACCCTGCCCCCACAACAGTCCCCGCCGGGTCTGGCCAGGCACCCACACAGACGCCCAACATAATGA GTGGCTTCGGAGACCTGGCCAGTCTAGCCGGTCTGGGAATGGGCTCGGCTAACTtcatggagctgcagcagcagatgcagAGGCAGCTCATGTCCAACCCGGAGATGCTCTCGCAGATCATGGAGAACCCCTTGGTGCAGAACATGATGTCCAACCCCGACCTGATGAGGCAGATGATCATGGCCAACCCACAGATGCAGCAGCTGATGGAACGCAACCCTGAGATTTCCCACATGCTCAATAACCCTGAACTCATGAGACag ACCATGGAGCTCGCCAGGAACCCAGCCATGATGCAGGAGATGATGCGAAACCAGGACCGCGCCCTGAGCAACCTGGAGAGCATTCCAGGAGGTTACAATGCCTTGAGGAGGATGTACACAGACATCCAGGAGCCCATGTTTAGCGCAGCCAGAGAGCAGGTCTCT TTTGGAAACAACCCGTTCTCAGCTCTTGGCGGAAACTCCGACTCTGGCGCTCAGCCGTCGCGGACAGAGAACCGAGAGCCTCTGCCCAACCCGTGGGGGCCTCCGAATTCTTCAAACCCCTCTGAGAGCGGAGGGGGAACCACAGGAAGCACGAGCACCTCGGGAACCACCAACCCGAGTGTGTCCAACCCTCTGGGCGTCAACCCTGCGAGTCTGGGAAATG gCATGTTCAACAGCCCCGGCATGCAGAGTCTACTCCAACAGATCTCTGAAAACCCTCAGCTGATGCAGAACATGCTGTCTGCTCCGTACATGCGCAGCATGATGCAGTCACTGGCTCAAAACCCAGAGTTAGCCTCACAG GTAATGATGAATAATCCATTATTCGCTGGAAACCCACAGCTGCAGGAACAGTTCAGATCTCAGCTGCccatttttcttcagcag ATGCAGAACCCTGAGGCGCTGTCCGTCATGACCAATCCCCGGGCCATGCAAGCTCTAATGCAGATCCAGCAGGGCCTCCAGACGCTGCAGACGGAAGCCCCAGGCCTTATGCCCAG TTTGATGACGGGTGGAATTCCAGGCGTGCCCACAGGAGGCGCCGTTCCCGCGGAGAACCCCGCCTCGTCTCCCAGCAGTGCTGCAACAAACcctgctcagcagcagctgatgcaaCAGATGCTCCAGATGTTTGCTGGAGGAGGTGGAAGTGGAGGAGGAAACGGAACG AGCCAAACCCCAGAGGTGCGGTTCCAGACCCAGCTAGACCAGCTGAACGCCATGGGCTTCATCAACCGCGAGGCCAACCTGCAGGCCCTCATTGCTACTGGAGGAGACATCAACGCCGCTATCGAGAGACTGCTGGGCTCACAGCCCTCGTAA
- the ubqln4 gene encoding ubiquilin-4 isoform X2: protein MAEQGAADLGNNNNNKPEASEGTIIKVTVKTPKDKEEIAIAEDASVTQFKEEISKRFKAKQDQLVLIFAGKILKDGDSLSQHGIKDGLTVHLVIKTAHKAADGGSTSASSSTSTQAGSSSASSPAANPAPTTVPAGSGQAPTQTPNIMSGFGDLASLAGLGMGSANFMELQQQMQRQLMSNPEMLSQIMENPLVQNMMSNPDLMRQMIMANPQMQQLMERNPEISHMLNNPELMRQTMELARNPAMMQEMMRNQDRALSNLESIPGGYNALRRMYTDIQEPMFSAAREQFGNNPFSALGGNSDSGAQPSRTENREPLPNPWGPPNSSNPSESGGGTTGSTSTSGTTNPSVSNPLGVNPASLGNGMFNSPGMQSLLQQISENPQLMQNMLSAPYMRSMMQSLAQNPELASQVMMNNPLFAGNPQLQEQFRSQLPIFLQQMQNPEALSVMTNPRAMQALMQIQQGLQTLQTEAPGLMPSLMTGGIPGVPTGGAVPAENPASSPSSAATNPAQQQLMQQMLQMFAGGGGSGGGNGTSQTPEVRFQTQLDQLNAMGFINREANLQALIATGGDINAAIERLLGSQPS, encoded by the exons tTTAAAGAGGAGATCTCGAAGCGGTTCAAAGCCAAACAAGACCAGttggttttgatttttgcaGGGAAGATCTTGAAGGACGGTGACAGTCTCAGCCAGCATGGCATCAAAGATGGCCTGACGGTTCACCTCGTCATTAAAACAGCACACAA GGCAGCAGATGGCGGTAGCACCTCAGCCTCTAGTTCAACCTCCACCCAGGCAGGCAGTTCCAGCGCCTCTAGTCCGGCTGCCAACCCTGCCCCCACAACAGTCCCCGCCGGGTCTGGCCAGGCACCCACACAGACGCCCAACATAATGA GTGGCTTCGGAGACCTGGCCAGTCTAGCCGGTCTGGGAATGGGCTCGGCTAACTtcatggagctgcagcagcagatgcagAGGCAGCTCATGTCCAACCCGGAGATGCTCTCGCAGATCATGGAGAACCCCTTGGTGCAGAACATGATGTCCAACCCCGACCTGATGAGGCAGATGATCATGGCCAACCCACAGATGCAGCAGCTGATGGAACGCAACCCTGAGATTTCCCACATGCTCAATAACCCTGAACTCATGAGACag ACCATGGAGCTCGCCAGGAACCCAGCCATGATGCAGGAGATGATGCGAAACCAGGACCGCGCCCTGAGCAACCTGGAGAGCATTCCAGGAGGTTACAATGCCTTGAGGAGGATGTACACAGACATCCAGGAGCCCATGTTTAGCGCAGCCAGAGAGCAG TTTGGAAACAACCCGTTCTCAGCTCTTGGCGGAAACTCCGACTCTGGCGCTCAGCCGTCGCGGACAGAGAACCGAGAGCCTCTGCCCAACCCGTGGGGGCCTCCGAATTCTTCAAACCCCTCTGAGAGCGGAGGGGGAACCACAGGAAGCACGAGCACCTCGGGAACCACCAACCCGAGTGTGTCCAACCCTCTGGGCGTCAACCCTGCGAGTCTGGGAAATG gCATGTTCAACAGCCCCGGCATGCAGAGTCTACTCCAACAGATCTCTGAAAACCCTCAGCTGATGCAGAACATGCTGTCTGCTCCGTACATGCGCAGCATGATGCAGTCACTGGCTCAAAACCCAGAGTTAGCCTCACAG GTAATGATGAATAATCCATTATTCGCTGGAAACCCACAGCTGCAGGAACAGTTCAGATCTCAGCTGCccatttttcttcagcag ATGCAGAACCCTGAGGCGCTGTCCGTCATGACCAATCCCCGGGCCATGCAAGCTCTAATGCAGATCCAGCAGGGCCTCCAGACGCTGCAGACGGAAGCCCCAGGCCTTATGCCCAG TTTGATGACGGGTGGAATTCCAGGCGTGCCCACAGGAGGCGCCGTTCCCGCGGAGAACCCCGCCTCGTCTCCCAGCAGTGCTGCAACAAACcctgctcagcagcagctgatgcaaCAGATGCTCCAGATGTTTGCTGGAGGAGGTGGAAGTGGAGGAGGAAACGGAACG AGCCAAACCCCAGAGGTGCGGTTCCAGACCCAGCTAGACCAGCTGAACGCCATGGGCTTCATCAACCGCGAGGCCAACCTGCAGGCCCTCATTGCTACTGGAGGAGACATCAACGCCGCTATCGAGAGACTGCTGGGCTCACAGCCCTCGTAA
- the LOC103472351 gene encoding ras-related protein Rab-25-like, which translates to MGSDDSYNFVFKVVLIGESGVGKSNLLSRFTKNEFLHDSRTTIGVEFSTRTVQLDNFTIKAQIWDTAGLERYRAITSAYYRGAVGALLVYDISKHLTYESAERWLKELYDHADPHMVVMLVGNKKDLESLRTVPTEEAKDFADKKGLMFMETSALDSTNVEAAFNEVLKAIQKKVASREVTRGSISAVTLSSPLGLTREAQDERKGCCKSS; encoded by the exons ATGGGCTCGGATGATTCGTacaactttgtatttaaag TGGTTTTGATCGGGGAGTCCGGTGTGGGGAAGAGCAACCTCCTGTCCCGCTTCACCAAGAATGAGTTCCTGCACGACAGCCGCACCACCATCGGCGTGGAGTTCAGCACGAGGACCGTCCAGCTGGACAACTTCACCATCAAAGCTCAAATCTGGGACACAGCTGGGCTGGAGCGCTACAGGGCAATCACCTCAGC CTACTACAGAGGAGCGGTTGGCGCGCTGCTGGTGTATGACATCAGCAAACATCTGACGTACGAGAGCGCCGAGCGGTGGCTGAAGGAGCTGTATGATCACGCAGACCCTCACATGGTGGTTATGCTGGTGGGCAACAAGAAAGACCTGGAGAGCCTCAGGACCGTTCCCACAGAGGAGGCCAAAGATTTTGCAG ATAAGAAAGGCCTCATGTTCATGGAGACGTCGGCGCTGGACTCCACAAACGTAGAAGCCGCTTTCAACGAAGTCCTCAAGG CGATCCAGAAGAAGGTGGCCAGCAGAGAGGTGACCCGCGGCTCCATCAGCGCAGTGACCCTGTCCAGTCCGCTGGGGCTGACAAGAGAGGCTCAGGACGAGCGGAAAGGCTGCTGCAAGAGTTCCTGA